Sequence from the Deinococcus malanensis genome:
CGCGCAGCTTCCTCCTGGAGCCCGGCTGCACGAGGAGCGCTGGGTGCATGTTCAGCAGGGTCATGTGTGGCTGCGGACCCGCCACGAGCCCGTAGGACACGGTCTGTGGGAACTCCCGGGGCGGGTCCTGTCTCCCGGCGAGGAGGCCTCCCCAGGAGCGGACGCTGTGTTCGGACATCCGGCCCGCGCCCTGGTGGCTTCCACGACTGCCCATGTCTGGCGGGCTGCTCCTGCCCAGAGTCTCGCCGGGCGCCCCGTTCCCCTCACTGTTGCCCTTCGCCTGCCACGACGTTTTCACGAGGACCATCACGTAATTCTGTCGCGGTTGCTGGGAGCTGAGGCGCCTGCAGGATGATCCAAAGTTCACGAGCTTGCATACAACCTCCTGAAGCAAGTCACTCCGCTCCAGCGGATGGCCATTCAGGAGGAAGCCTTATGACCGAAGACCAGAACATGATGACCGCCCAGACCGGTGAAGCCCAGAACCTCGAATCCCAGACCACTCAGACTGTCCTTGACCGCCGCGCCGCCCTGAGCACGCTGGGTAAGTTCGGCCTGGGGGCGGCTGCCTTTGGTCTGGCTGGCACCGGTGCCCTGGCAGCACCCGCCAAGAACATCGACGTGGCCGTGCTGAACTTCGCCCTCAACCTGGAATACCTGGAAGCAGCCTTCTACATGGCTGCAGTGGGCCGCGTCAACGAACTGCGGGCTTTCGGCGGCGACGCCGAGATCCGTCTGCCCGCCAGCCTCGACCGCACCCGCGGCATGCAGTTCAAGGACAGCAACGTGCAGGCCCTGGCCCGGGATATTGCCGAAGACGAGTTCCAGCACGTCAAATTCCTGTACGGCGCGCTGGGCAAGGCAGCAGTCCGGCGTCCCGTCCTGGACCTGTCGGCGGCCTTCGACGCCGCAGGACAGGCTGCCAGCGGCGGCGCTATCAAGGGCTTTAACCCCTACGCCAACGACCTGTTCTTCCTGCACGGCGCCTTTATCTTCGAGGACGTGGGCGTCACGGCCTACAACGGCGCAGCCACCCTGCTGACCAACCCGGCCTTCCTGCAGGCGGCGGCCGGCATCCTGGCAGTCGAGGCCTATCACGGCGGCGTTATCCGAGGCATGTTGTACCAGGAGCGTCAGGTCAGCGCCGCCGCCGGGCTGTATGTGGGTCAGGTCGTGCAGGCCATCAGCAACCTGCGCGGCAAGGTCGGTGGCGGCAAGGACATGGGCCTGACCGACGCCCGTGGCAACGCCGTGTTTGCACCGGCAGACAGGAATGGCATCGCCTACCCGCGCTCGACCCGCGAGGTGCTGAACATTGTTTACCTGGCGCCCGGCGCCCAGAAGGGTGGTTTTTACCCCAATGGCCTGAACGGCAGCATCAAGTAAAAGAGGAATAGAGGAGACCAGGACGGTGACATGCTGTCCTGGTCTGCTTCTGCTTATGCCTGAAACGTCGTAGAAAGCAGTCAGTGCACCCGGGACCGTCGGCAGGGGCGGATCAGCCGGCTTGTACAGATCGGAAAAGTACGCGCCGCGAGTCTTCACAACAGGTGCTTTAACCGGGCCTGACCGGAACCACGTCCTGGCTGGGTTTCCCAGATGTCCAGTGGGGGATGCGGCCTGGGCCTTCCCCAATCAGATTCAGGCCATCGTTTTGGCCTGTCAGCCCATACGACCGGTCAGGGCGTGAATCCCCTGCACCGGGGTCAGGATGCCGTCCACGACTTCCGCGCGCAGCTGACGCAGACGTGTGGGGTCCATACCCGCCTGAAACGCCCGCCAGGCTGCCTCGCGCAGAAGCTCGTCGAACCACAAGGCCGTCTGAGTGCGGCGTTTTTCGGCGAGGTCCACGGTATCGCGGTACGCTGCCACCGCCTGCCACACATCCACGATGCCTGTTCCCGTCAGCGCTGAGGCCTGAAGTGCGCGCGGACGCCAGGAGGCAGAAGCAGGGGTCAGAAGCTTCAGGGCCGCCGTGAGTTCCGTCTGGGCCCGGGTGGCCGCGCGTGGGTCAGTATCGGCCTTGTTCACCACGCACAGGTCCGCCAGTTCCATGATGCCGCGCTTGATGCCCTGCAGTTCGTCCCCGGCGTTGGGCAGGGTCAGCAGGACAAACAGGTCGGTCATGGCCGCCACCTGGGTTTCGCTTTGCCCCACCCCGACGGTTTCCACCAGCAGCACGCCATAGCCGGCGGCCTCACACAGGGCAATGGCCTCACGCGTGCGCCGGGTGACTCCACCCAGCGCTCCGCCGGAGGGGCTTGGCCGGATAAAGGCTCCCGGATGCACCGTTAGCCGGGGCATGCGTGTCTTGTCTCCCATGATGCTGCCGCCGGTGCGCACGCTGCTGGGGTCCACCGCCAGAACCGCGACCCGGTGCCCCGCGTCGGCCAGATGCAGACCCAGGGCCTCGATAAAGGTGCTTTTTCCAACGCCCGGCACGCCCGTCAGCCCTACGCGTACGGACGCTGAGGCGTGCGGCGTGACCTCGGACAGAAGCTGCTGGGCCTGGGCTTCGTGCTCAGGGCGGGTGGATTCGCTGAGTGTGATGGCTTTGGCCAGTGCACGCCGGTCGCCGGCCAGCAGCGCAGCAGTCAGGGAATGTTCATGCATGGGTCCCTCATGGCGGTAACCAGAACAGACGGCGGTTGGAATTGCGCTGAAGGGAGAGGCGAACTCCCGCCAACGGAGTGGAACACCACTGTCAGCACGCCGCGCCTCGCGGCAGGGAACGCAGGTAGCTGCGCAGCGGAGCATTCACACTCGGGTGCCGGTACCCCGTTTCCCGGACCAGCCGCCCGCGCGAGTCGAAGGCGCCGCGCACGATCAGGAGCTGCCCGGCAAAGCCGCTCCACTGCACGCGCACGCCACTGAGCCGCCCACTCCGGTCGTAACTCTGACGGACCCGCAGCCGGTTGTCGGGATACAGGTGGCCGTGCTCCAGAAAGCGCACCCGTCCAGACGCATCGACCAGCAAACGGACGTCCCCTTTCAAGCACACCCGCAGGCCAGCGGTAGGGGTGGGGACAGGTGGCCGGAGCTGCGGCACCGGAGGCAGGCTGGAAGCGGAAGCACCGGACAGTGCGGCGCACAGGTACAGGCAGATCAGCACACGGGGCATCGGCACAGGTACGCCAGCAGCCTCAGAGAGGTTGCCGGTCACGCAGCAGCTGCAACACCTCGCGGGCGCTGTGCAGGATTGGTGTCCCCGGACCAAAGATGCCGGCCGCGCCAGCGTCACGCAGGGCCGCGTAGTCCTGCTGCGGAATCACGCCGCCCACCACCACCAGCACGTCTCCGGCTCCCTGGGCACGCAGCGCCTGGATCAGCTGCGGCACCAGGGTCCGGTGCCCCGCCGCCTGGCTGCTGACGCCCACCACATGGACGTCGTTTTCCACGGCCTGGCGGGCAGCTTCCTCGGGGGTCTGGAACAGCGGTCCCACGTCCACGTCAAAGCCCAGGTCGGCAAAGCCGGTGGCAATCACCTTGGCTCCGCGGTCGTGGCCGTCCTGGCCCATCTTGACCACCAGGATGCGGGGACGGCGGCCCTCGGCTTCGGCAAACGCTTCGATGTCACGCTGCAGCGCCGCGAATCCCTCGTCTCCGGCGTATCCGGCGGCGTACACGCCACTCAGCGTGCGAATCTCGGCGGAGTGCCGGCCCCAGACCCGCTCCAGGGCGTCGCTGACCTCGCCCACGGTGGCGCGCACGCGCATGGCCTCCACGCTCAACGCCAGCAGGTTGCCCTCGCCGCTGCGGGCGCACTCTTCGAGCGCCTGCAGGGCCTGCTCGACGGCAGTGCCGTCTCTCCCGGCCCGGATGCGTTCCAGGCGGGCAATCTGCGAGTCGCGCACGGCGGCGTTGTTGATATCCAGCACCTCGATGGGCGTTTCCATGGTGGGCCGGTATTTGTTCACACCGACAATCACGTCTTCGCCGCGGTCAATCCGGGCCTGCTTGCGCGCGGCCGATTCCTCGATCCTCAGTTTGGGGACTCCAGACTCGATGGCCTTGGCCATACCGCCCAGGTCCTCGACCTCGCGCATCAGTTCCCTGGCCTTGTCGGCCAGATCGGCGGTCAGGCGCTCCATCATGTAGCTGCCGCCCCAGGGATCGATCACATCCGGAATGCCGGTCTCCTCCTGCAGTACCAGCTGGGTGTTGCGTGCAATCCGGGCAGAGAAATCGGTGGGCAGACCGATCGCCTCGTCAAAGGCATTGGTGTGCAGGCTCTGGGTGCCGCCAAACACGGCCGCCATGGCCTCGATGGTCGTGCGGACGATGTTGTTGTAGGCGTCCTGCTCGGTCAGCGACCACCCCGAGGTCTGGCAGTGGGTGCGCAGGGCCCGGCTCATGGGCTTTTGCGGCCCGAACTGCTTGATCAGCTCGCTCCACAACAGCCGTGCGGCACGCAGCTTGGCGACCTCGGTATAGAAATTCATACCGATCCCGAAGAAGAAGCTGAGCCGTCCGGCGAACTCGTCGATGTTCAGGCCGCCCTTCAGCGCAGCCCGTACGTATTCCAGCCCGTCGGCCAGGGTATAAGCGAGCTCCAGCGCGGCGTTGGCGCCGGCTTCCTGCAGGTGGTATCCCGAGATCGATATGGAATTGAAGCGCGGCATGTTGCGCGCGGTGTAGCTGATGATGTCCGCAATGATGCGCATGCTGGGTTCGGGCGGATAGATGTAGGTGTTGCGCACCATGAACTCTTTGAGAATGTCGTTCTGGATGGTGCCCGACAGCTGATCCAGAGTCGCGCCCTGCTCCTGGGCGGCCACGATGTAGCCCGCCAGAATCGGCAGCACCGCGCCGTTCATGGTCATGGACACCGACATCTCCGAGAGCGGAATGTCCGCAAACAGGAGCTTCATGTCCTCGACCGAGTCGATGGCCACACCCGCCTTGCCGACATCGCCCACTACCCGGGGGTGGTCTGAGTCGTATCCACGGTGGGTCGCCAGATCAAAGGCCACCGACAGGCCTTTTTGTCCGGCCGCCAGGTTGCGGCGGTAAAAAGCGTTTGATTCCTCGGCCGTGGAAAAACCCGCGTACTGCCGGATGGTCCAGGGCCGGGCAGCGTACATGGTGGCGCGCGGGCCCCGCGTAAAGGGCGGCAGACCCGGCAGAGTGTCGGCCGCGCCGCCTGCAGGCAGGTCGGCACGGGTGTACAGCGCCTTGAGGGTCAGGCCCTCAGGCGTCTCGCGGTTCAGGGTCGCGGGGTCGCCACCCTTCAAATCCTTTTGCGCCAGGGCTTTCCATGCGCTCAGGTCGGTCATCTGAAACCTCCGTTCTTCCCGATTCTGCCACGCCTGCCTAACGGGCGTTCGGTAGCCCACATGCGGGGACGTGCCTGTGCGTGTAACACTCCCGCCTCGCCCTTTCATTCTGAGGTTCATGAGCAGAGGCTCTGCGCTTGGTAGAGTGCAGCCTGTGACCGACGCTGTGCCTCACCCTGTCAAACTCGCCCCCAGTCTCCTGGCCTGCGATTTCACCCGTTTTGGAGAGGAACTGCGCGCCATCGAGGGGGCAGACTGGGCGCATGTAGATGTGATGGACGGCGCCTTCGTGCCCAATATCAGCTTCGGGCTGCCGATCCTGGCGGCGGCCCGTCGGGCCAGCCCGCTGTTCATGGACGTGCACCTGATGATCGAGCGTCCCGAGCGTTATCTGCGTGACTTTGCTGATGCGGGCGCCGACGGCCTGACGGTGCACGTGGAGTCGACGCCGCACATTCAGCGCGCTGTGGACATGATCCGCGATCTGGGCAAGAAGGTCGGCATCACCCTGAATCCCGGCACGCCACTGGAGGCGCTGCGCCCGCTTCTGGCGGATGTGGACCTGATTCTGGTTATGAGTATCAACCCGGGCTTCGGTGGACAGAAATTTATGCCAAGCAGCCTGGAACGTCTGCGAACGCTACGGCGCTGGCTGGACGATTCGGGCAGCAAGGTTGAGCTTCAGGTTGATGGGGGCGTGACCCCGCAGAACGCCCGCGCGATTGTCCATGCCGGTGCCACCTGTCTGGTGGCTGGGAGTGCCGTGTACGGCCCGGACGGGGCGCAGGCCGGTCTTGAGCGGCTTCGTGAGGCCATCAAGTGAGGCTGCGGGTTGACCTGCTGCCACATGGAAACTACCCCGACGTGGTGGTGATCATCGATGTGCTGCGGGCCACCACCACCGCCGTGGCCTACCTGGAGCGCGGCGCCGACGCGTTGCTGTTGACCCGCACGCCTGAGGTGGCCCTGGCCCTGCGTCCGGAGGCCGGCGAGGCAGGGGAGAGCCGGCCCCTGGTGCTGGGCGGCGAGCGCGGTGGCCTTCCCATCCCGGGCTTTGACTTCGGCAACAGCCCGGTCGAGGCGGCGGCGCAGAACTTCACGGGCAAAACGGTCGTCATGAACACCACCAACGGCACAGATGCCGCGCATGTTGCATCGCAGACCGGCAAGCACGTGCTGCTGGCCAGTCTGACCAATGCCCACGCGGCTGCCCGCCGCGCCCGCGCCCTGGCCACGGAGGA
This genomic interval carries:
- a CDS encoding ferritin-like domain-containing protein — protein: MTEDQNMMTAQTGEAQNLESQTTQTVLDRRAALSTLGKFGLGAAAFGLAGTGALAAPAKNIDVAVLNFALNLEYLEAAFYMAAVGRVNELRAFGGDAEIRLPASLDRTRGMQFKDSNVQALARDIAEDEFQHVKFLYGALGKAAVRRPVLDLSAAFDAAGQAASGGAIKGFNPYANDLFFLHGAFIFEDVGVTAYNGAATLLTNPAFLQAAAGILAVEAYHGGVIRGMLYQERQVSAAAGLYVGQVVQAISNLRGKVGGGKDMGLTDARGNAVFAPADRNGIAYPRSTREVLNIVYLAPGAQKGGFYPNGLNGSIK
- the meaB gene encoding methylmalonyl Co-A mutase-associated GTPase MeaB, with amino-acid sequence MHEHSLTAALLAGDRRALAKAITLSESTRPEHEAQAQQLLSEVTPHASASVRVGLTGVPGVGKSTFIEALGLHLADAGHRVAVLAVDPSSVRTGGSIMGDKTRMPRLTVHPGAFIRPSPSGGALGGVTRRTREAIALCEAAGYGVLLVETVGVGQSETQVAAMTDLFVLLTLPNAGDELQGIKRGIMELADLCVVNKADTDPRAATRAQTELTAALKLLTPASASWRPRALQASALTGTGIVDVWQAVAAYRDTVDLAEKRRTQTALWFDELLREAAWRAFQAGMDPTRLRQLRAEVVDGILTPVQGIHALTGRMG
- the scpA gene encoding methylmalonyl-CoA mutase — translated: MNLRMKGRGGSVTRTGTSPHVGYRTPVRQAWQNREERRFQMTDLSAWKALAQKDLKGGDPATLNRETPEGLTLKALYTRADLPAGGAADTLPGLPPFTRGPRATMYAARPWTIRQYAGFSTAEESNAFYRRNLAAGQKGLSVAFDLATHRGYDSDHPRVVGDVGKAGVAIDSVEDMKLLFADIPLSEMSVSMTMNGAVLPILAGYIVAAQEQGATLDQLSGTIQNDILKEFMVRNTYIYPPEPSMRIIADIISYTARNMPRFNSISISGYHLQEAGANAALELAYTLADGLEYVRAALKGGLNIDEFAGRLSFFFGIGMNFYTEVAKLRAARLLWSELIKQFGPQKPMSRALRTHCQTSGWSLTEQDAYNNIVRTTIEAMAAVFGGTQSLHTNAFDEAIGLPTDFSARIARNTQLVLQEETGIPDVIDPWGGSYMMERLTADLADKARELMREVEDLGGMAKAIESGVPKLRIEESAARKQARIDRGEDVIVGVNKYRPTMETPIEVLDINNAAVRDSQIARLERIRAGRDGTAVEQALQALEECARSGEGNLLALSVEAMRVRATVGEVSDALERVWGRHSAEIRTLSGVYAAGYAGDEGFAALQRDIEAFAEAEGRRPRILVVKMGQDGHDRGAKVIATGFADLGFDVDVGPLFQTPEEAARQAVENDVHVVGVSSQAAGHRTLVPQLIQALRAQGAGDVLVVVGGVIPQQDYAALRDAGAAGIFGPGTPILHSAREVLQLLRDRQPL
- the rpe gene encoding ribulose-phosphate 3-epimerase: MSRGSALGRVQPVTDAVPHPVKLAPSLLACDFTRFGEELRAIEGADWAHVDVMDGAFVPNISFGLPILAAARRASPLFMDVHLMIERPERYLRDFADAGADGLTVHVESTPHIQRAVDMIRDLGKKVGITLNPGTPLEALRPLLADVDLILVMSINPGFGGQKFMPSSLERLRTLRRWLDDSGSKVELQVDGGVTPQNARAIVHAGATCLVAGSAVYGPDGAQAGLERLREAIK
- a CDS encoding 2-phosphosulfolactate phosphatase, which gives rise to MRLRVDLLPHGNYPDVVVIIDVLRATTTAVAYLERGADALLLTRTPEVALALRPEAGEAGESRPLVLGGERGGLPIPGFDFGNSPVEAAAQNFTGKTVVMNTTNGTDAAHVASQTGKHVLLASLTNAHAAARRARALATEEIAIVCAGTDARVSLEDVYAAGVLAEYLLALGGFSIDDGARIALTMRRNVGNPIEALSSSVHGERLGQLGLGEDVRYAAQVSTSTLVPVLVSGEDVPESTLKFTAG